From one Bacillus sp. FJAT-42376 genomic stretch:
- a CDS encoding HAD-IA family hydrolase: protein MYIARAQYEIDFVPTGLAEHISAAVLEDDTANHKPHPEPLLHILDLLHARAEEAVYIGDAPSDMESARQAGMKFGLALWGSGTEAGFEDADYVFRSPEEILKTYKHMVDESFLK, encoded by the coding sequence ATGTATATAGCCCGGGCTCAATATGAAATTGATTTCGTGCCGACCGGCCTTGCTGAGCATATAAGCGCAGCTGTGCTGGAAGATGACACCGCAAACCATAAACCGCATCCGGAACCGCTGCTGCATATACTGGACCTGCTCCATGCGAGAGCGGAGGAGGCGGTTTATATCGGCGATGCTCCTTCCGATATGGAGAGTGCCAGGCAGGCGGGGATGAAATTCGGGCTTGCGCTGTGGGGAAGCGGAACGGAAGCGGGATTCGAGGACGCGGACTATGTTTTCCGTTCTCCGGAGGAAATACTGAAAACCTATAAGCATATGGTGGATGAAAGTTTCCTAAAATGA
- a CDS encoding heterocycloanthracin/sonorensin family bacteriocin: MYPIQHDLQALQLGDYHVGQVTPWDIRDAQYGDSSRLWGCVGIGIFRCFGCAGCAGCGGCGGCGGCGGCAGCAVRCGGCARCGGCGRCWRGQE; the protein is encoded by the coding sequence ATGTATCCAATTCAACATGATTTACAGGCATTGCAATTAGGCGATTACCACGTGGGGCAAGTGACTCCCTGGGATATACGGGATGCGCAATATGGAGATTCCAGCCGGCTCTGGGGCTGTGTAGGAATTGGGATTTTCCGATGTTTCGGATGTGCCGGATGTGCGGGCTGCGGCGGATGCGGAGGCTGCGGCGGCTGTGGAGGCTGTGCGGGATGCGCGGTTCGCTGCGGAGGCTGTGCACGCTGCGGCGGATGCGGAAGATGCTGGAGAGGCCAGGAGTAA
- a CDS encoding bacteriocin maturation protein, with product MQNLDPSMRLKVNRDTVYIPDSSGGIYFRNNTSSFQMKGSTIAQWIEKLMPMFTGEYTLAQLTGGLMPDYRERVLEIAGSLFQNGYVRDVSGERSHQLTEQVLERYGPQIEFLDGFGGSGAARFEDYRRTKVLAAGSGPFFVALVSSLLGSGLSKFHMKITNTNWTDRRRIKELADHARLSDPDAAVEEADAKDWAEAIRPFEAILYVSEDKEELQSLAAICREEGKILIPALMMENQGVAGPVLYPEQEAGPAAVFRSIQSDGAASAKAGSSAASAMLANLIAFEWLKTAAGLKAADREFYLLDLETLEGEWHPIAPHPDRSVTLSRAGGIRERIENEMEMKLGYWIVRFSELTSPKTGIFRTWDEGDLPQLPLAQCRVQAAHPETGGVLPEVICAGLTHEEARREAGLAGIEAYAACLFGTAGAGAGETAAEAVCRGLQRVLEEELSRRNQETSPVYPVQLQAEDETCRYYWQVLNTLQSRPAAAVGKEVAGFPSVWIGTNRGWTNSTGLNVTLAMRNALKKAIQLVQSPNGEGQVKPPVPLQNSFHLIVPPYELDERTLFLQAESILEQEGRSVEIEELDMGPLLKEGIAGVFRVALREEEAE from the coding sequence ATGCAGAATTTGGATCCTTCCATGCGGCTGAAAGTCAATCGGGATACGGTGTACATCCCCGATTCATCGGGCGGTATATATTTCAGAAATAACACCAGTTCATTCCAAATGAAGGGAAGCACGATTGCTCAATGGATTGAAAAACTGATGCCTATGTTTACAGGCGAGTACACGTTAGCGCAGCTGACTGGCGGACTGATGCCTGATTACCGGGAGAGGGTGCTGGAGATTGCCGGCAGTCTTTTTCAGAATGGATATGTAAGAGATGTGAGCGGAGAACGGAGCCATCAGCTGACGGAACAGGTGCTGGAACGATACGGTCCGCAAATTGAATTTCTGGATGGATTCGGCGGATCGGGTGCTGCCCGGTTTGAGGATTATCGAAGGACGAAGGTTCTGGCAGCAGGCTCCGGCCCCTTTTTTGTCGCGCTCGTTTCCTCGCTCCTCGGATCGGGCTTGTCTAAGTTCCATATGAAAATCACCAATACGAACTGGACAGACCGGAGGCGCATAAAGGAATTAGCGGATCACGCCCGTCTGTCGGATCCGGATGCAGCTGTTGAAGAGGCCGATGCAAAGGACTGGGCGGAAGCCATCCGGCCCTTTGAGGCTATTCTGTATGTTTCAGAGGATAAGGAGGAATTGCAGTCCCTTGCCGCCATTTGCAGAGAAGAGGGGAAAATCCTGATTCCGGCGCTCATGATGGAAAATCAAGGGGTGGCAGGGCCGGTTTTATACCCTGAACAAGAAGCCGGTCCTGCAGCTGTGTTTAGAAGTATCCAATCAGATGGCGCCGCATCAGCAAAAGCTGGGTCTTCTGCCGCTTCTGCCATGCTTGCGAACCTCATTGCATTTGAGTGGCTGAAGACAGCGGCGGGACTGAAAGCAGCAGACCGGGAATTTTATCTGCTCGACTTAGAAACGCTTGAGGGAGAGTGGCATCCGATAGCGCCTCATCCTGATCGGTCTGTCACTTTGAGCAGGGCGGGCGGGATCAGAGAGCGGATCGAAAATGAAATGGAGATGAAGCTCGGGTATTGGATTGTCCGTTTCAGTGAATTAACCTCTCCTAAAACGGGGATTTTCCGAACGTGGGATGAAGGAGATCTCCCGCAGCTTCCGCTTGCGCAATGCAGGGTTCAGGCCGCACATCCAGAAACCGGGGGCGTGCTGCCTGAAGTGATCTGCGCCGGGCTGACTCATGAAGAGGCGCGGAGAGAAGCCGGTCTTGCCGGAATTGAAGCCTATGCCGCGTGTCTGTTCGGCACGGCGGGAGCGGGGGCAGGCGAAACGGCGGCGGAAGCCGTCTGCCGCGGTCTCCAAAGGGTGCTGGAAGAAGAACTCAGCCGGAGAAATCAGGAAACGAGCCCTGTCTATCCCGTTCAGCTGCAGGCAGAGGATGAAACATGCCGGTATTACTGGCAGGTGCTGAATACACTTCAATCCCGGCCTGCAGCAGCGGTTGGCAAGGAAGTGGCCGGTTTCCCGTCCGTTTGGATCGGAACGAACCGGGGCTGGACGAACAGCACCGGTCTGAACGTGACCCTTGCCATGAGAAATGCATTGAAAAAAGCCATTCAGCTCGTTCAGTCACCAAACGGAGAAGGTCAAGTGAAGCCGCCGGTGCCCCTGCAGAATTCGTTCCATCTGATTGTGCCTCCTTATGAACTGGATGAACGAACGCTTTTCCTTCAGGCAGAGTCCATATTGGAACAGGAAGGAAGAAGTGTGGAAATTGAAGAGCTTGACATGGGCCCTCTCTTGAAAGAAGGAATTGCGGGAGTGTTCCGGGTTGCTCTAAGAGAGGAGGAAGCTGAATGA
- a CDS encoding MurR/RpiR family transcriptional regulator has translation MEVVNVLLRMEGLLQQLPKSEAKIASYILENPREAVRMTIHELAAEANASSSAVSRLCRSIGIDSFSELKLSISSHIARPERAGFYDIEPNEPISSIKDKIVSNSVQAIQETALYLDEEVIDEIVEVLKHADVIYVYGLGASWLVAEDISHKWLRLGKFVSINQDPHVTAAALASSNKNAVFFAISNSGETQEILQLVNIAKQSGVKTIGLTRFGSNPLTNQTDLSLHHVRAPEAKFRSAATSSLFAQFLTVNIIFYAYASKYYDENIKEIDRSRESVLRFSGRNSPNL, from the coding sequence GTGGAAGTCGTTAACGTATTACTAAGAATGGAAGGATTGCTGCAGCAGCTGCCGAAATCCGAAGCAAAAATAGCAAGCTATATCCTTGAAAATCCCCGGGAAGCAGTCAGGATGACGATTCATGAACTGGCTGCCGAGGCGAACGCAAGCAGTTCGGCCGTTTCCCGGTTATGCAGGTCGATTGGAATTGATAGTTTCTCCGAGCTGAAACTATCCATCTCTTCTCATATTGCCCGTCCTGAAAGAGCGGGATTCTACGATATTGAGCCGAATGAACCCATTTCCTCCATCAAAGATAAAATTGTCTCCAATTCGGTACAGGCGATTCAGGAGACTGCGCTGTATCTGGATGAAGAGGTGATTGATGAAATTGTGGAAGTGCTGAAACATGCGGATGTCATTTACGTGTACGGCCTGGGAGCGTCCTGGCTCGTAGCGGAGGATATTTCCCATAAATGGCTGAGGCTTGGAAAGTTTGTCAGCATCAATCAGGATCCGCACGTGACCGCGGCCGCGCTTGCTTCTTCCAATAAAAATGCGGTGTTTTTCGCGATTTCCAACAGCGGGGAGACACAGGAAATACTGCAGCTTGTGAACATCGCAAAGCAATCCGGCGTCAAAACAATCGGACTGACGCGCTTCGGAAGCAATCCCTTAACGAATCAGACGGATTTGTCTCTTCACCATGTAAGGGCACCGGAAGCGAAATTCCGCAGTGCGGCAACGAGCTCGCTCTTTGCACAGTTTTTAACGGTCAATATCATTTTTTACGCCTATGCATCCAAGTATTACGATGAAAACATTAAAGAAATCGACCGTTCCAGAGAATCGGTTCTCCGTTTTTCCGGCCGGAATTCACCTAACTTGTAA